One genomic window of Nicotiana sylvestris chromosome 10, ASM39365v2, whole genome shotgun sequence includes the following:
- the LOC138879243 gene encoding uncharacterized protein codes for MKAQALADHLAENPVDDEYQPLNTYFPDEEVNSVEAIFEDISSWNMFFDGAVNAKGIGIGAILISPTGQHYPTTARLRLFCTNNTAEYKACIMGMNMAIDQDVEELLIMGDSDLIIRQAQGEWETRDIKLIPYRQHVEELGK; via the coding sequence atgaaagcccaggcattagcagatcatttggctgaaaatccggtcgatgatgaataccaacctttgaatacttacttcccagatgaagaggtaaactcaGTTGAGGCAATATTTGAAGACATCAGTAGTTGGAacatgttcttcgatggagcggtaaacgcaaaaggtattggaattggggcaatcttaaTTTCGCCCACTGGTCAGCATTACCCGACCACCGCTAGGCTTCGGTTGTTCTGCACAAACAATACTGCCGAGTATAAAGCttgcattatgggcatgaacatggcaatcgaccaagatgttgaagaactgttaatcatgggagactcagatttgattatccgacaagctcaaggagaatgggaaacccgagacatcaagcttattccttataggcaacatgtggaagaactTGGCAAATGA
- the LOC104217122 gene encoding uncharacterized protein, whose product MPGFAKYLKDLITKKRTTKNDVVNMTHRVSSIIATSLVQKKEDPRAFTIPCTIGERDFANALYDNGASINLMPLAIYKQAGLGMPRPTSMRLQMADRYIKRPVGIVDDVIVKVGKFHLPADFVIFDCDVNKEILIILGRPFLATGRALMDLEQNEIKFLVNDEEVTFQASKGMKLPHEYESISVIDVVDEVEDAVELKWKNNALVSHWRLSW is encoded by the coding sequence ATGCCGGGGTTTGCCaaatatttgaaagatttgatcaCCAAAAAGAGGACCACAAAGAATGATGTGGTAAACATGACTCACCGGGTTAGCTCTATTATTGCcacaagccttgtccaaaagaAAGAGGACCCGAGAGCATTTACTATTCCATGCACTATCGGGGAGCGTGACTTTGCAAATGCCCTTTATGACAATGGGGCTAGCATCAACTTGATGCCACTTGCCATCTACAAGCAAGCGGGATTAGGGATGCCGAGGCCAACAagcatgaggttacaaatggccgATCGATATATTAAGCGACCGGTaggaattgttgatgatgtgaTTGTGAAAGTTGGAAAATTCCATTTGCCCGCTGACTTTGTAATTTTTGACTGTGATGTTAATAAAGAGATCCTTATCATCTTGGGGAGACCATTCCTAGCCACGGGAAGAGCACTCATGGATTTGGAGCAAAATGAAATTAAGTTCCTGGTGAATGATGAAGAAGTCACATTTCAAGCGAGCAAGGGTATGAAATTACCCCATGAGTATGAGAGCATTTCAGTGATAGATgtggttgatgaggttgaagatgCCGTCGAATTGAAATGGAAGAACAATGCCTTGGTGAGTCATTGGCGGCTATCTTGGTAA